In Malus sylvestris chromosome 16, drMalSylv7.2, whole genome shotgun sequence, the following are encoded in one genomic region:
- the LOC126609361 gene encoding uncharacterized protein LOC126609361: MTFPSNIQQEIPGPSNIQEQVHLANYDVEVNPSNIQQQIPEQIEHESASSRVLSDITNRDYQTSATMRTHIGSLTHSNRSQIYDGMLSTLPHNEEEHATRTNRHVRQSRGRRNHNCARNYNENRGILGCRLPAPTTCPYCYARLFTRETLNMCCLKGRVALPPIQSPPEMVALFSDQTNEGRHFRQNIRAYNHAFAFTSMGVHVDERINISGRGIYTFRAQGAVYHKIGGLLPHEGNRPRFLQAYIYDTEHEVENRMCESEVLDRRVVEKIQQMLNNHNPFVHTLRSLGQRQDLPNCKLILKEQPIDRRQYSLPSASQVAAIIIDGDDATIANGRDIVVETISGRLSHVRDYVGFYDPLQYPLLLPYGTYGWDVNSRDDGGRAITCCDYYAYMLQIRHNGSSLLLRGGRLLQQYVVDNYIKIESQKLRWLRSNQATVRADLYKGLQDSLNAGQHNAGSIGRRIILPSSFVGSPRDMYQRYQDAMTLVQRFGKPDLFITMTCNPSWEEIKSELLAGQTPQDRPDLLTRVFRAKLEQLKEDIIEKGVLGSVVAYAYVIEFQKRGLPHVHMLVVLDENDKINNPDEYDQIVRAEIPNEDVEPQLYNVVLKHMIHGPCGIHNPQSPCMKNGSCKRKYPKPFAPVIVQGNDSYPIYQRQGNRLPVSLDRQGNIMVDNSWVIPYNPWLLLRYDCHINVDICASIKSVKYLYKYVYKGPDRVTVEVQSDLEYDEIKQFQDARWVCAPEALWKIFKFIINRIYPSVERLQIHLPNMHQVQFRADESIINILHDESTRKTMLTEFFTLNHVDAEARRYLYMEIPSHYRWIQAQRKWSKRMNRNKVIGRIYAVSPAEGEKFYLRILLNHVRGPTSFTNLRTINGVLHPTFKQAAEQRGLLERDDSIRQCLLEASTIQMPSALRRLFVTILVYCAPIGVRGLWDEFYPFMIEDYVSMTNMTPTLATNRLLRELNILLVQFNKSINEFDFPQMTRGNESSSGMTRCIEDEISIGIPQQDLDAIERLNDDQRNAFNIIMGAVQRSENATFFVDGPGGTRKTYLYRALLASLRRLGHIVLATASSGIAATILPGGRTAHSKFKIPLSLDASSMCSIGKQSDLAKLIQKAKAIIWDEATMTHRHAFEALDRTFRDLTDIDLPFGGKIMIFGGDFRQVLPVIRKGTKSELIQASVVKASFWSEVNILQLKQNMRSINDREFSEFLLRVGDGNEDVIMDDMVKLPECMVIPWESEHSINQLIAKIFPDLEDHMNDATYMVERAVITPTNEDVDMLNEKIINMFPGLEETMYSFDSVEDDERNLYQPEFLNSISLGGLPPHKLTLKRGAPIMLLRNIDPKLGLCNGTRLLCRGSYRNLIDVEILTGQFARSRVFLPRIPLKSTDTAGLPFELTRKQFPVKLSFSITINKSQGQTIPHVGVYLPDH; the protein is encoded by the exons ATGACATTCCCCAGTAACATACAACAAGAAATTCCTG GTCCCAGTAATATACAAGAACAAGTTCATTTGGCTAACTATGATGTTGAGGTCAACCCCAGtaatatacaacaacaaattccag AACAAATTGAGCATGAAAGCGCGAGTTCAAGGGTTCTGTCAGATATCACAAATCGTGATTACCAAACTTCTGCTACAATGCGTACTCATATAGGATCATTGACACATTCGAATAGGTCACAAATATATGATGGGATGCTCTCAACTCTTCCCCATAATG AAGAAGAACATGCAACTAGAACCAATCGTCATGTGCGGCAaagtagaggaagaagaaaccACAATTGTGCTAGAAATTATAATGAGAATCGGGGTATCCTAGGTTGCCGCTTACCTGCTCCAACCACATGTCCGTACTGCTACGCACGATTGTTTACTCGAGAAACTTTGAATATGTGTTGCTTGAAAGGAAGAGTTGCTTTACCCCCAATACAATCTCCACCAGAAATGGTTGCTCTTTTCTCTGACCAAACAAATGAGGGTAGACACTTTAGGCAAAATATTCGAGCTTACAATCACGCATTTGCATTCACTTCAATGGGAGTACACGTGGATGAAAGAATAAATATTAGTGGCCGTGGGATTTACACATTTCGTGCTCAAGGTGCAGTATATCATAAGATTGGTGGACTTTTACCACATGAAGGAAACAGACCGCGATTTTTACAAGCCTATATATATGACACTGAGCATGAAGTTGAAAACCGAATGTGTGAAAGTGAAGTTTTAGATAGACGTGTGGTTGAAAAGATACAACAGATGTTGAACAACCATAATCCTTTTGTTCATACATTGCGAAGCCTCGGACAACGCCAAGATTTGCCGAATTGCAAGTTGATCCTAAAAGAGCAACCAATAGATCGGCGTCAGTATAGTCTACCATCAGCATCACAAGTTGCAGCAATTATAATAGATGGAGATGATGCCACCATTGCAAATGGAAGGGATATCGTGGTCGAGACAATTAGTGGAAGACTTTCTCACGTCCGAGACTATGTCGGATTTTATGATCCGTTACAGTATCCACTATTGCTACCTTACGGTACATATGGTTGGGATGTTAATAGTCGTGATGATGGTGGAAGAGCAATAACATGTTGCGACTATTATGCTTATATGTTACAG ATACGCCATAATGGATCATCACTTTTGCTTCGAGGTGGGCGTCTCTTGCAACAATATGTTGTAGATAACTACATTAAAATTGAATCACAAAAACTTCGATGGCTGCGTTCTAATCAAGCCACAGTTAGAGCGGATCTCTATAAAGGACTTCAAGACTCTTTAAATGCAGGTCAACACAATGCAG gTAGCATTGGGCGTAGAATTATTTTACCATCATCATTTGTTGGAAGCCCACGTGACATGTACCAACGATATCAAGATGCAATGACTCTGGTTCAAAGATTCGGAAAGCCAGATCTTTTTATTACCATGACATGTAACCCAAGTTGGGAAGAAATCAAAAGTGAATTACTCGCTGGACAAACTCCACAAGATCGTCCTGACTTACTCACTAGAGTATTTCGTGCAAAACTTGAGCAACTAAAAGAAGACATCATTGAAAAGGGGGTACTGGGCAGTGTTGTTGCGTACGCATATGTTATTGAGTTTCAGAAACGTGGTCTTCCACATGTGCATATGCTGGTGGTGTTAGATGAAAATGATAAGATCAATAACCCAGATGAGTATGACCAAATTGTTAGAGCTGAAATACCAAACGAAGACGTAGAGCCTCAACTTTACAATGTGGTGTTAAAGCATATGATTCATGGCCCATGTGGGATTCATAATCCTCAATCTCCATGTATGAAAAATGGGAGCTGTAAGAGAAAGTATCCCAAACCATTTGCACCAGTCATTGTTCAAGGGAATGATTCGTATCCAATTTATCAAAGGCAAGGAAATCGATTGCCCGTTTCTCTTGATCGACAAGGAAACATAATGGTTGATAATAGTTGGGTCATTCCATATAATCCATGGTTGCTGTTAAGGTATGATTGTCACATCAATGTTGACATTTGTGCAAGCATAAAAAGTGTCAAGTACTTATATAAGTATGTTTACAAAGGCCCAGATAGAGTGACAGTCGAAGTGCAATCAGACCTTGAATACGATGAAATAAAGCAGTTTCAGGATGCAAGATGGGTTTGCGCACCAGAGGCATTATGGAAGATATTCAAGTTCATTATTAATCGAATTTACCCATCTGTTGAGCGATTGCAAATACATCTTCCTAATATGCACCAAGTTCAGTTTCGTGCCGACGAGAGCATAATAAATATTCTACATGATGAGAGTACAAGAAAGACAATGTTAACTGAATTTTTTACACTTAATCATGTGGATGCAGAAGCGCGACGGTACTTATACATGGAAATCCCATCACATTACAGATGGATTCAAGCTCAAAGAAAGTGGTCTAAAAGAATGAATCGTAACAAGGTTATTGGGCGAATATATGCAGTTTCACCTGCTGAAGGTGAAAAATTTTACCTTCGAATTCTTCTTAATCATGTTAGAGGACCAACATCCTTCACAAACTTGAGAACGATTAATGGGGTTTTGCATCCAACATTTAAACAGGCAGCAGAACAACGAGGTTTGTTAGAAAGAGATGACAGTATTCGACAATGTTTGCTAGAGGCCTCCACAATTCAAATGCCATCGGCTTTAAGAAGATTATTCGTCACCATATTGGTATATTGTGCACCAATTGGTGTTCGAGGGTTATGGGATGAGTTCTATCCATTCATGATAGAAGATTATGTTTCCATGACTAACATGACTCCCACACTTGCTACCAACAGACTCTTGCGTGAGTTGAACATACTTTTGGTTCAATTTAATAAGAGTATAAACGAGTTTGATTTCCCCCAAATGACAAGAGGAAATGAATCAAGTTCAGGAATGACAAGATGTATTGAAGATGAGATATCCATAGGTATTCCACAACAAGATCTTGATGCAATTGAACGCTTAAATGATGACCAAAGAAATGCGTTTAACATAATAATGGGTGCAGTTCAACGATCAGAGAATGCAACTTTTTTTGTGGATGGTCCCGGTGGAACTAGAAAAACTTACTTATATCGCGCATTGTTAGCAAGCTTGAGAAGGTTGGGGCACATAGTATTAGCAACAGCATCATCTGGAATAGCAGCTACGATATTGCCTGGTGGGAGGACAGCACATTCTAAATTCAAGATACCACTTAGTCTCGATGCATCATCGATGTGTTCGATTGGTAAGCAATCTGATTTAGCAAAGCTAATACAAAAGGCAAAGGCAATTATCTGGGATGAAGCAACAATGACCCATCGTCATGCATTTGAAGCACTCGATCGAACATTCAGAGACCTAACAGATATTGACTTACCATTTGGGGGAAAAATAATGATATTTGGGGGAGATTTTCGACAAGTTCTTCCTGTTATCCGGAAAGGAACCAAGTCCGAACTAATCCAAGCAAGTGTTGTTAAGGCATCATTTTGGTCAGAGGTAAACATTTTACAactcaaacaaaacatgagaTCCATAAATGATCGTGAATTTTCAGAATTTTTACTTCGTGTTGGTGATGGGAATGAAGATGTTATTATGGATGATATGGTAAAACTACCTGAATGCATGGTGATACCATGGGAGAGTGAGCATTCCATCAATCAATTAATTGCCAAAATCTTCCCTGACTTAGAGGATCATATGAATGATGCAACCTACATGGTGGAAAGGGCAGTGATAACTCCTACAAATGAAGACGTTGATATGTTAAATGAAAAGATAATCAATATGTTTCCAGGTTTAGAAGAGACAATGTATTCATTTGATTCAGTTGAGGATGATGAAAGGAATTTGTATCAGCCAGAGTTCTTGAATTCAATCTCACTTGGTGGTTTGCCTCCGCACAAGTTAACTCTGAAAAGAGGTGCTCCAATCATGCTTTTAAGGAATATTGATCCGAAATTGGGATTGTGTAATGGTACAAGATTATTGTGTCGTGGTTCTTACCGAAATCTTATTGATGTTGAAATTCTAACTGGACAATTTGCCAGATCCAGAGTTTTCTTACCAAGAATCCCTCTCAAAAGTACCGATACTGCTGGGCTTCCATTTGAACTTACAAGAAAGCAGTTTCCAGTGAAACTAAGTTTCTCTATCACTATAAACAAATCTCAAGGTCAGACAATACCACATGTAGGCGTTTACCTTCCAGATCAC
- the LOC126606512 gene encoding uncharacterized protein LOC126606512 isoform X1, giving the protein MGFEFIVVNFGFCRVGKSKTKKQGRRSVKKRQAKVKGTLQEMQQKVKMAQPKNELPSRRVSIFSPGWGISVGVKTVELSKLILKEFKKKKHEQWRMKIALAEMKNANTPHIIRTYKKVQRIRKINRNHTIFLDKFYKHHTLLKLKKLKHRIKFSSSNWSKSVAMGKLSNLKIHNENLKHHVKTNGWQPWRSCCKKT; this is encoded by the exons ATGGGTTTTGAGTTTATTGTAGtcaattttgggttttgtagagtTGGAAAATCGAAGACTAAGAAGCAGGGAAGGAGATCGGTGAAGAAAAGGCAAGCAAAAGTAAAAG gAACTCTACAAGAAATGCAACAAAAAGTGAAGATGGCACAACCTAAAAATGAGCTACCTAGCAGACGTGTTTCTATTTTTTCGCCTGGTTGGGGCATCTCCGTTGGGGTGAAAACTGTTGAACTTAGCAAACTAATTCTCAAAGAGTTTAAAAAGAAGAAGCATGAGCA GTGGCGCATGAAAATTGCTTTAGCAGAAATGAAAAATGCAAATACTCCTCACATCATACGAACCTACAAAAAAGTTCAACGAATAAG GAAGATTAATCGTAACCATACAATTTTTCTAGATAAG TTCTACAAGCATCATACCTTGCTCAAACTGAAAAAGTTGAAGCATAGGATTAAG TTTTCTTCAAGCAATTGGAGCAAAAGTGTTGCTATGGGTAAATTGTCTAATTTAAAG ATTCACAATGAAAACTTGAAGCATCACGTGAAAACAAATGGGTGGCAACCATGGCGCTCATGTTGCAAGAAAACTTAA
- the LOC126606512 gene encoding uncharacterized protein LOC126606512 isoform X2 encodes MQQKVKMAQPKNELPSRRVSIFSPGWGISVGVKTVELSKLILKEFKKKKHEQWRMKIALAEMKNANTPHIIRTYKKVQRIRKINRNHTIFLDKFYKHHTLLKLKKLKHRIKFSSSNWSKSVAMGKLSNLKIHNENLKHHVKTNGWQPWRSCCKKT; translated from the exons ATGCAACAAAAAGTGAAGATGGCACAACCTAAAAATGAGCTACCTAGCAGACGTGTTTCTATTTTTTCGCCTGGTTGGGGCATCTCCGTTGGGGTGAAAACTGTTGAACTTAGCAAACTAATTCTCAAAGAGTTTAAAAAGAAGAAGCATGAGCA GTGGCGCATGAAAATTGCTTTAGCAGAAATGAAAAATGCAAATACTCCTCACATCATACGAACCTACAAAAAAGTTCAACGAATAAG GAAGATTAATCGTAACCATACAATTTTTCTAGATAAG TTCTACAAGCATCATACCTTGCTCAAACTGAAAAAGTTGAAGCATAGGATTAAG TTTTCTTCAAGCAATTGGAGCAAAAGTGTTGCTATGGGTAAATTGTCTAATTTAAAG ATTCACAATGAAAACTTGAAGCATCACGTGAAAACAAATGGGTGGCAACCATGGCGCTCATGTTGCAAGAAAACTTAA